The genomic DNA GGCGATCTCCGGCGACGGCGGCGGCGCGGTGTCCGCTCAGGGCACCCGCGTCACGGTCGCTCCGAATGGCACCCGGGTCACGTCCGCTCCGAGAACGACCGCCGGTGGCGTCCACACCAACGTCGTCTGGAAGAACGTCTGGACGGCCGCTCCGAGCTACTGGAACTGGGACGTGCCGTGGACCGGCAACTACCTCAACGCCGGGTCGAACTACTTCTACTGCCAGATGCAGGGGCCGAACTACCACCTCGGCAGCACGCCCTACGACAACAACTGGTGGCTCAAGACCGACGACGACGCCGGCAACCGAGGTGTCTGGGTCAGCGCCGTCCACGTCAGCGGCGGCGGCAACTGGGAGCCCATCCCGGGCGTGCCGTACTGCTGAGCGAGACACAGCTTCGGGCCGGCGCAGGGGGCCGGCCCGACACCTATCAGGGAGGAAGCACCATGAGCACCACCACGTACGCACGACGCGGAGTGGTCGCGGGGGCGGCCGCGCTCGTCGTCCTCGGCATCGGGGGCGCCGGCTCCGCGGCACACGCCGACCCGGCCCCGCACGTCCCCACCGGAACCAGGGTGACCATTGAGTCGGTTCCCGACGACTTCCGGATGGCGACGATGTCGCTCGGCCGAACGGACGACCCGGCGATGGGGCAGTACCGACCGGTCGCGATGACCCAGCTGCTCCTGAAGCGCTGGACGCCCTCGCTCGCCGTGGACGGCAGCTTCGGCTACGCCACCCAGGGCGCGGTCAAGACCTTCCAACGGGCAGAGGGTCTGTCGGTCGCCGGCACGCTCACGCGTGCCGACTTCTACCGGCTCTTCGTCCGTCAGACCGTCCAGTACGGCTCGCGCGGTGACGCCGTACGCGCCGCCCAGATCTGGCTCACGCGCAACCCATCCGCAGGCGTCACGGTCGACGGGTCGTTCGGCACCATCACCCGCAACGCCGTCCTCGCCGAGCAGCGCAGCCACGGCGCCTGCCACGGCACCGGTGTCGACGGCATCGTCGGCCCGATGACTCGTGCCATGTCCTACGAGTGGGAGCACGACTCCGGCCCCTGCTGATCGCCACAATGGCGGCATGGGTCGCGTACTCCTGGAGGTCATCGTCACCGATGTCGCCGACGCGCAGGCCGCTGCGCGCGGG from Luteipulveratus halotolerans includes the following:
- a CDS encoding peptidoglycan-binding domain-containing protein codes for the protein MSTTTYARRGVVAGAAALVVLGIGGAGSAAHADPAPHVPTGTRVTIESVPDDFRMATMSLGRTDDPAMGQYRPVAMTQLLLKRWTPSLAVDGSFGYATQGAVKTFQRAEGLSVAGTLTRADFYRLFVRQTVQYGSRGDAVRAAQIWLTRNPSAGVTVDGSFGTITRNAVLAEQRSHGACHGTGVDGIVGPMTRAMSYEWEHDSGPC